AATACCGAGACTAAAGTGGGATTAGGCACGATTTGAGGTAGAACTTTAGGTAAAACTGGCATCAAAGTAGGACGCGGTTTTACAGCAACTAATTTCTTACTGGTAGTTGCAGTTGTGTTAGTGTTCGGATTTACCTTTTGTGGCTTAACAGCAGCAGGTAAAGGAGGTAAAGAAGGAACTACTTTGGAGGGTACATTTGTTGGCATTTCGGCAACTGGCTGTCCCATAATGCCAGCAAAGGGGTCAACTCGTCCTTTGGTAACGATATTTACCCGCTCATTGCTATTAGTCAGTTGAATTAAATTAGGAGTCGTAGAGGCAACTTTTTCAGGCACTTTAGCTGATACTACCGGATTACTGAAAGATTGAGCCTTGGCTGGCGCTTTCGCTACAGGCGCAGCAGCTGGGGGGGTAGGGGTTGGAGTAGCAGCTTGTTGTGTATCCTCCGAAGAACATCCGGCGATCGCCACTGTAACAATAGCTGCAAGTAAAATTTTATATTTTCTGCCCATTAGCCGTTCTCTCAAGCTATAGGAAACTGCGATTTACAAAAATCAAAAATGCCTGTTTGTAATTCAGGCATTGTTGTCGTTTCCTTTATAACCTAATTTTTCAAATTTCAAGAGTTGTTTTTGGCACTAATATTTCCGAATAAATGCTGATGACTTAACAGCAAGTTAATCATCCACTGCACACATGAGATTCTTTAACAAGTCCAGTCCTTTTTTGACTCTTCTAGAAACTGTGACTACACTAATTCCCAAGTGTTCGGCTACTTGTTTTTGCGTCAAGTCTTGCAAGAATACACACTCTAAAACTTCACGAGTGCGTTGTTCTAGCTGGAACAATGCTTGTTGTAAACGGATTTGGTCTTCTTGTGCCAACTGAAAGCTACGATAGTGGCTGTCAGGAACCAAGTCTCCCAAACTAGTAGCACCCTCTTCACCATCCTGCACAGGTACATCTAAACTCAAGGGAGCGCGATTTACCCAGGCTAATTTTATTTCCTGCCATTCATCCGGCGAAATTTCCAATGCTGTTGCTAATTCTGTGTCGGTTGGTTGGCGGTTATACTGTTCTCGTAAGGAACGGGAAACACCTATAGCTCGTTGTTGTATCGCTAAGTAACGCCGAGGAATCCTCACTGTTACACCCTTATCACGTAGGTAGTGTTGAATCTCGCCGCGAATATAGGGAATAGCAAAAGAGCTAAAAGCGTGACCTTTAGAAATTTCAAATCTTTCAATAGCTCTAATTAAACCTAAACAACCAACTTGAACTAAATCATCGTAGCTTTCTCGGCATTGATTCATCCAGTAGTGAGCTTCTTTCCTCACCAATCCAAAATTAAGTTGTACCAGTTGATTACGAATATTTTCTGAGCGAGATTGCTGATATTCTCGTAACAACTGCCAAATTTCGTACTTTAGTTCGTTGGTAGCTGCTGTAGGCATAGCATTGCATTATTAGGGAAATAATTATTTGGTTAAACGCTCTTAAATGAACTTGCTAAGAGTTACTCTCCATCTTTGGAGGTCACTGGGTATTAAGAAAAATTGCATATCTACTGTGAGAACTTTGATCAACTCACGGTTTGTATAATCAAAATGCCAAGTATCTAGCAACTAAGCAGAGTTTCACTGAGCAAAAAAAGGTTTTGTATTTGTTATGGGTTTTTGGTATTTTGTGTCGCTTTTTTAGAGCGACATACAGACAAAATATAAAATTTTTAGTTAAATTTAAAACCGAGATTGTACTTAACTTTGTAGAGAAGTCTTTAGGCTGAATTTCTCAGATATTCTTGACTATAGGAACTCTAAGTTCTCAGTAAAGATACTAGTAAAATCATGGTAAATTCATCTAAACTTTAAAACTTACAAGTGAAAAAAAGTAAATAATGATATGTATGAAAATTTTTGAGAAATATCAAATGTAGTCGGAGTGACATGTCAAAAACGCATCACTACTGAAAAATCAGCAGAAAAGTTTATATATTGTTATAAATAGCTTTTAAGGTGAGTGTCATAACCCTCACCCTCAGTAACTTATTCTTTGATATTAGAAAAATATTTAGTTAAGTAGCTCAGTGTTAAAAATTATCGCTATGGCAAGGCAGGAGGCAGGAGGCAGAAGGCAGGAGGGAAGAGGGTTATAGCTTTATTTACCTTTCTTAACTTAGTTTTGTTTTTTCCCACCGACTTACTTAACTTAACGCCAAATGAGTCTTAGAAACTGCCTTTGCAGGTTAAAAACCTAATTCTTTGTTAGTTTGCATAGGCATAAAAAAAGGGCTAGAAGCCCCTCTCTATTGTCTGCTTTTTACCAGATATGGAACTATATTGTCTCTCAGTCCTTGTATTGGCTAGATTCTATCAACTTGAAAATTGCTTAATTAAGCGAATAGCTAACCCATACATGCCTACAAAATTAAGGGAATATGGGTTAACCTTTCACAAGGAACTTGAGTATATGGACAAAAATTGGTTCTACGTGAATCAAGAGAATTTAAGCACGGCTGGGTTCAACACGAGCGTAGAATATTCCCCGAATCTTCACTTCTTTAGGTTCATCAGCACCTAAATCTGTATCAGAAGGCTGTTCGCTCTCAAAAGTACCAGCAATTTCTCCACTAGCACTATCAACTTTAGCTACTTGGAGAGAAATTTTGCCTTTGAGAATTTCTGCACGCTTAATGTTAGTACGGGTGAGGTCTTCATTATCAGCTTGAGCAGGAAGAGCAACAGCATTATCGTAGCCGCTAGTAACACCACGACCTTTAGGATCTAAGAATGCAGCACCACGATAAGAAGGTACTTTGAATGTACCTTCAAAGTCTGTAGAAGTGTTGAGACTGGTTAAATTGGGTTGTGTCTGAGCAACTAAGTTCTTGATAGTGAAGAGGAAAGGTACTCGTTCGCCACCAGGTAATTGCACAGTAATGGCTTGGAAGTCAAGACCATCAGTTTCTACAAAAGTCAAGCTGTTATCATCATTGAACTTAAGATCACCTGCTACTTGGTCAATGGTGGATGTGTATCTGGTTAACAATTTACCAGCGACAAATTCTGCTGATTGACGTTTATTAGCAGGTTCTTCTTTGACGAAGAAGTTAGTTGGTTCTAAGCAAAGTTCTTTGATGACGTAAGACTGGCTAGAATCCAAGGGAATTGAGCCACGGCTTGTTTCTGTCAGTTGAGGACATTTGTTAGCCAAGCCAGTGCCACGAATTTGTTCGTAAGTCAGTATATCTTTGCCACTAGCAGCTGGAGCATCACTACAAGCAGTCAGTAGCCCCAAGCACACAGCCAAGAATGCAACAATTAAAGCGCGATACCTCATGATCAACCTCAATGTCAAAAATCGATATATAAAGGGTTTAGGCATAGGGATAAGTACATTTTGCGCCAAAGTGGCATCACTACTTACCTCAATTAACGCGAAGATTTGTTTTGACTTCGCGCTGTGCTAATGCCACAAGCATCAGCAGGTTCGCCCAAGTCGTTCTGTATTATGTATGTGTTACCACGAAATACAGCCGATCGCTTTATTAGGGAAATCAGCCAGATCATACGATTTTTTTTAACTCAAAATCAAAGCACTCTAGTCTTGAGTAGCTACCGTTGATCCCGTCAGGCTTCTTTTGAGTCTGTGAGAAACGTTACTGCGTCACTTTAGTATTAGAAAGCAGGAGGCAAATCAATTCAAAATTCAAAATTCGTCTTGGAAAGTTTGCTCAACGGGGGGAACCCCCGCACCGCAACTTTCCGCAAAATTCAAAATTAAGAATTTCTCAGCACGGGCTGAACGCCCCGCTTCCGCTAAAAGTACTCAGAACTTTTAAGCTAGAGAGCAGGGTAAAAATCTCTTGAGTATGCCTGTAAAGTTGTATTGAGGCAGAAAAGACAGCTATATTCGGTAAATTTAAGTAAACTTTATCTACACAAAGAGGATTGCATGAGCAACAACGGTACTACAGAATCAGGGCAATTATCGGAACAGTTACATAAGATTACAAATGTAGTGCAGGATGTTGCTAGAGGTTGCCAAGGAAATACTACGGCTCTTTTACAATTGCTGCGTCAGTTGGAGCTATTACACAGAGAAATTCGTGATGGAACATTTCAAGAGAGTTTGCCTAATAATCGTCAGCAACTCTACGCTTTGCTAAAAGACATTGAAGCAGAAGGAGGTTGGCCTTACATTGAACGTATGAGGTTGCAAGCTTTTTTAAGAAATTTGTTAGCAGCAGAGATGGAAGAAAACAACCAAAAGGATGGCAGTCATGATTTATTACGTGGCGATCGCTCTTGAAGTTAGTACAGTCATAATAAACAACTAACAGCACTAGCCCAATAAATTTTACAGATCATCCTTGATATCATCACAAAGTGAGCGATCGCGCTCGTCTACATTGTTATTGTGTTTGAGATAGTTATTGACCCAGCCACAACCACGAGTTAGTAGGTCATCAAGATGTAAATTCCATAAAATAATTGTGCCGTCATCACTAGCTGATGCTAATGTTTGCCCATCTGGGCTAAAACTGACGCTTAACACAGGCGCACTATGACCGTTGAGGGTTTTAATCAATTTGCCCTCACGGCTCCATAATTTGACTGTGCTGTCCCAATTAGCAGTAGCGAGGATTTCACCATTAGGACTAAAAGCTACGGCATTAACACTGTCGCTGAGTCCTTTTAAAAGGGTTTGGATCAAAGTTCCGTCTCGTCGCCATAACCTAACTGTGTTGTCCCAACCCGCAGAAGCTAACAATTGTTCAGTGGGGCTAAAGCTGACACCTAATACCCAGCTATCATGGGGAGCGAGAGTTTTAATTAAACTGCCATCTCGTCGCCACAGTTTGATTGTTTTGTCGTTACTGGCAGAAGCTAAAATTTCTCCATCGGGGCTAAAACTGACGCTATTTACTCGTGCTTCATGCCCTTTTAAGGTTTTGAGCAGACTACCATCACGATTCCACAGTTTAATTGTGCTATCTCTACTAGCTGAGGCGATTAAACTTCCATCTGGGCTGAAGTTAACACTGGTGACAGCATCATTATGACCAGGGAGAGTTTTGAGGAGAGTCCCATCAAGTCGCCAAAGTTTGATGGTTTTATCTTCACTGGCAGACGCTAAGATTTCGCCTTTGGGATCAATACTCACACTGTGAACCATAGCAGTATGATCCTCTAAAACTTTGTAGATATGAGCATCAAGCTTGCCTTTACCTAATTCTCGTCGCCATAGCCTAATGGTGCGATCGCGGCTTCCCGAAGCCAATATCTGCCCATCAGGACTCCAAGCAATGCTGAGAACGCGATCCTTATGTCCTTGGAGAACTGGTAGTGTAGGTGCGGCCAAACTCCACAGTTTTACACTTTTGTCATAGCTTCCTGAAGCCAGCATTTTATTATCAGGACTAAAAGCCACGCTAACAACAGCATCACCATGTCCCTTAAAGGTCTTGATTAATTCGCCAGTCTGACTCCAAAGGTTGATAGTGTTGTCATCACTGGCAGAGGCTAACTGTTTGCTGTCAGAACTGAAACTGAGGCTCCAAATTGTACTGGTATGTTGTTGTAAAGTTCTGTAAAGATTGACTTCTGGACTATTTTTATTAGTGCCGTCCCATTGCCACAGTTGAATTGTGTTGGCGCGATCGCCTGATGCGAGTAATTTACCATCAGGACTAAAGGTGACAGATGTTACACCCTGTCGATGCCCAGATAGAGTTTTCACTAATCTGCCATCTATCCGCCAAATTTTCACGGTCTGATCCTCGCTACCTGATGCCAGAAATTGATTATCTGGGCTGAAAGTGACCCAATTTACAGCATCTTGATGCCCTTTGATGGTTTTGACTAAGCTACCATCTCGATGCCAGATTTTGATGGTTTTATCTTTGCTGGCAGTAGCGATTAATTTTCCATCAGGGCTGAAGTTGACGCTATAAACAAAATCCTGATGTTTTATCGGCTGTTGGGCTGCTGGTTCGTATTTGCCCGTAGTTGGATTTTTCTGCCAAAGTAGCACTGTTTGGTCGAGACTAGCTGACGCTATGGTCTGGCCATCAGGACTAAAAGCAACGCTAGTAACTGCACTAGTATGTCCTTCTAGAGTTTGAAGTAACGTCCCGTCAGAACGCCATATTTTGAGCGTTTTGTCAGTGCTACCTGATACTAACAGTTGCCCATCAGGGCTGAAAGCCACACCCCAAACAATATCGGTGTGTCCCTCCAAACGATTTAACTCAGTGACTCCATAAACTGCCTGCTGCAAAGCTGTCACTACGCGCATGTGAGTTTCTGGATTGACTTCTTTGGCTTGTTTGAGTTTTTGCCAAGCCCTTAAACTTTCTAATAAGGCATCAAATTCTTTGTTAGAAGAAAATAGAGCTTCACTGGATGCAGCGATCGCGCTAATTTGCAAATTGGTTTCGCTAGTTTCAGCACGGGCGGTTTGTAGCTCGGCGGCTTTTTTCTGCATATCAGCTTGCCACCATAAAGAGGCGATCGTCCCACCCATAACCGCCAGCATAATACCTGCTGCCCGTGCTTCTCTTAATCTACGCTGCAACACAGCGTTGAGATGTTCTTGCGATAATTTTTGCGCTACTTCTGCTTGGTTTTTTTCCGATTTGACTTTTTCCAATTCGGCAATAATGCCACGGTCATTTTTTTTGCGAATTGGTTGGACTAAATAGTCATGTACTAGCTGGTAGCGATCGCCTAATTCTTCTCGCCAACACAACACTAAACCGGAACCGACTAAAATTTCTAAAATTAATTCCCAGCATGATTCAAAGTCTGGCTGAATATCAATATCTTTTTCTAAAGCTAGAATCAAATCAGACTTAGTTTTGAGAGGGCGTGTACCTTTTTCATCAGTTAATTCATACAATAATTTCCAACTTAATTCCTCATTTTGTTGACCGCAATCTCTAATAACCTCCTCTAACCAGCGTTCTATGAGTTTTTTTGTTCCCCCACAAAGTTTATATTTTTCTAGCGTTGTAATATTTTCTGCTTGTAGCTGTGCGCCTACTATTTGTAACTCAATAGGATTAACTTCTCCATTTTCTCCGGCTAGATCCTGCACCAACTCTTGAATTAAGTCATCCTTAACTTCATATTGAGATGTTTTGGTAAAATAGCGAATAATGCCGATAGCATCATCACTAGAAAACTTACCTAAATAGTAGCGAATATCTTTATCTAAAATATTTCGGTTAATAACATCTAAATCATGAAAATTGTCAGGTTGAGTCTTATCCCAACGTTCAAAATCTAGTAGATAATGGAGATAGTCTTCGCGGATAGAAATAATGATTTTAACGTAAGGAATATTTAAACACTCACTAAAAAACTGATAAAAATCTAGTTTTTGCTGAAAGCTACTGACAAAGAAGAACTCTTCAAATTGGTCAAAAATGATAATTATGGAGTGGTTGCGTGTAGTAGCAGAGCGCAGTTTATCTAAAAGAATAGTTGGTGTTAATTCTAGAGAACTTGATATATCTAACGGCGCTAACGCATTGTAAAAACTACGTCCAAAAGTTGTGATCCAATCAGTGTAAGCAGATATCACAATAGGTAATGCTACTCGCTCACCGATGAGTTGGTTTTTTACAGTCGGTAATAAGCCAGCTTTGAGTAGTGAACTTTTTCCAACGCCTGAATGCCCATGTACTACTGTTAGTTTATAATCAGCACGGGTGAGCCTTTCAATTAAACGGTTGACATCTTGCTGTCTTCCTGATGCAGCTATTTCATGAGCAACTTCCTCTGGGATGAAGGGGATGTTTTGGGGTTCTAAGACTGAGTTGATTTTGTAACGTTGTGGTTGTAGTTGACTTGCACCAATAAAAGCACGTAAGCCATACTGATGTTCAATTTGAATTTTTTCTTGCTTGAGCTTAAAAGCTTCTAAATATTCTTGTTTCTCAATGAAGTAGAGCGATCGCAATTCTTCTAAAATTTCTAAATATAAAAAGGGATCATACTGTAGCTCACATACTACCCTTGCCCATTCTAAGTTATTGATAGCTTCTTCCCACTTTCCTAACTGTCTCTGGGAACGAGCCAGCAGCAAAAGATACCAGCTTTCATTCTGCCGAGATTCTGTTCCTTGTTCTGTTACTGACAATGCGGTATTAGCTAATTCATGGGCTAGTATCCAATCAGAATTTGCACCTGCCACTGCTGCTAAAAAGCCATAGTCTTGAGCGATTTGGACTTGATGACCATAACTTTTATGTAGATATAAAGACTTTTGAGCTAACTTCTTTAACTCTTCCCAATCTTGCAAGCGGTACAACATTTCACAAGCTGGTGAGATAAATTTAGCAACTAAATCTTGTCTATCTCTCTCCTCTAATACATCCAAACACTGACGAAACCATAAGAGTGCATGTTGCCAATAACTATGATTAGCACTCTGATGTAAATCAGCCATGCGGCGATAACATAGTCCTAAATGAAATAGGATGATGGCTTGCCACAGTCTTTGGTGTTCATTTAATTTTAGATATTTGCTTTCATAACTTTCTTTCTTATCTTCTTGCTGCCGTAAAGCTAGGCTTCTTTGATAATGAGCTAGGGCGCTATTGATTTGATCATTAGCATATTTATCTCTGCCTAGAACAAACTCTAAACTTGCCTCTAATCCCGGTTCTAGTTGGATATTATAAGAACGGTGTAAATCATTACGGGCTGATTCGATTTCGTGGCGATGTTGCGATTTTGGTGCTAAATCAAGGGCATCGTTAGAGATAAATTTTTCCGCACCTACTTCTAAAACCTTGGCAAATAAAGATTCTGTTTGTTGGGTGATTAAGTCAATTAAGTCTTCTTGAGGCATCTCAAATTTAATCGTAGTTGCTGCCCAGCTTTTAAAATCTGGAGCCAACCGAGACAGCAGTGATGCCACTTCATCTTGTAGCCATAAGATTAAAGGAAAGGGAAAACTAGCGGCATAAATATCTCTTGATTGATTAATTCCGGTTAATAAATCTTCTAGTGCAATCACAGACTCTAAACCAAAAACCATGACGGCTGATGGTAGAGAGTCTGTAGCAACTGCTGGGTTATCTAAATGTAGTTGCGATGTGATTGTAGTGTGTAAAGCAGTAATCGAAGCTTGAAGATATAACTCTCGAATATTAATATCCTTAGCTACATCTCGCAGGATATATCGCATTTGTTCGCGTAATTGCTGATAATTGCAACGAACTAGAATTAGAGAAAACTCTCCTTTAGATAGATTGATGGCGCGAATCAGCCTTTGTAATGATTGCTCGTTATTATTGGCGATCGCTGTTGCAAGTTGCGACTGAATCATAATTATAATCTTGGTAATAAAAATCTGAGAAATCACATAGCAGAATTTAGAAAGGCTTGGTTTACCTTTCTAAATCCTGGAATTAAAATGTCAAAAAAACTATTGAAAATGCAACTTGCTACCTTGGTTGTCGCCAAGCTAGAACCTTTTCTGTCTCTGCCAAAGCTGGACTAATACCAAACCAACGCCCCACGCGATCACGGTATTCAAATAAGTACATACTTCTGAGTAAACTTTGATAATCAGATTCCCCTTTGACACTTTGTTGCTGGACTACTTCAAAGAGTAATTCCCATTGGCATTCATCAATGGCTAAAAGTAAATCGTCGCGGTAGTCTTTGATGACAGCTTCCAAACAATCACGGGAAAAGGGTGGATCTTGGCGTTGGAGGCAGCTGTAGAGTAAGCCCAGTAAGTTCCGAATATGTCCACCGCTAACACGGCACAAACGGTCTAGGGTTTCTGTTTGCTCAAATAATTCTGTAACGAGTTGTTGTCTTTGCTGAGTATTAACTTCTGGGAAAGCCCGCGCTAGTACCAACTGACGTAGCAATGACATTCCTGGTTCATAGTCGTTACCATCCCTTTGCCGCACTAGCACCATTGGTAATACTTTCGGTGCAATACCCCCACCTAAGCGGTTTTTCAGGGTTTCGTACTCGCTAGAAAAAATTAAGGCTAGAGGAATGGTGTATACTACGTGACACTTCAGCCTACGTAGCTGTTCGCCTCGATCAATAAATAAGTATTCTGGTTGCGTCCGTCCTGATGCCACAGGACGCATATCTACTCGATCTAAGTTATCTACAATGACTACTAAACCTTTTTGACCGCGCCGCTTTAACTGTTCTACAGCTTTTTCTAAAATTTCTTCATTAATCGCTTGCAGAATGCTATTGGTGCGGGGTTCTAAATACTGTCTGAGTTGATTACGTAACTGAGTGCTATCTTTCGTTTTGGCTGTAATTTTGGCAATTCCTAGAGAAAATTCTGCTTCACCACTAATTTCTATAGGAGCATGTAAAAATTCTCCTATTTCTTGAAATAAATTGGTGAAGTAACCAGGTCTGAGTTTTATGCCAATGGCTTCTAAACTGACACAGACTTGACGAGCTACACTCAACAAAATATCGCTAACGTCAATATCTGCCATATCTAAGTCTTGACTAGACTCAAAATAGACTACGTGAAATCCAACTGCTTCTAATTCTGCTTTGAGGCGTTGTAATTCTGTGGATTTTCCGCAGCCTATGTGACCTGTAAATAACTGGCAGGTTGGTTCATCGGGAGAAATACGGCTGACAGTACGTTGCAGTTCCTCAACAATCTTGCAGCCACGCACATCAGCAAAATCGATATAGTATTGGCGGTCAAGCATCACGCCCATGTTGAGGGTGTAACTAGGGTTACATGCTTTGTAGAAGCGTGACAAATTGATTGTATTTCCCATGCCCAGTAGTAGATGCTTGTTTTTATGTTTTTTTATGTACTAATTTTCTCTTACTATTAATGATTTTTTCTAAGGGCTATTTCGGAACTTTGTTTGAAATAATTGCAAATATAGCTACTAATAGCTTAAGTATACTTACAGCAGAATTATAAAGATGAGATTATTCTTCCGAAAATAGATTTTGCTTTTTTGAGGAAATTTTTGTTGGCAGGATACATAGAAGTTGTGCCATTATTCTCATGTGGTTGCTGTAAAGTTTTACTAGCAAGTCAATTTCAGCTACTTGGCTACAGTGAACAAATTACACAAAACTAGTTAAAAAATTCGTAATCAAAGCAATAAAGAGGTGTTGATGCCAGATATAGTTTCAGTTAGCCAAACAGAATTAGCTCAAAGGCGGAAAAAATTACGCAGACAGCGCCAGATGAAAATTATTCAAGCTATTTGGCGGACTTTGGCGGTTACGGGTTTGGCAGGTGGTTTATTGTGGGTGGCGCTACAACCGATATGGGTACTAAAAACCCCTGAACAGGTGTTGATGAAATCTGGCAATCAACCACTGTCAAAAGAAGCGATGAAGTCTCTGCTACATTTATCTTACCCTCAATCTTTATGGCGGATTCAACCTGGCGCGATCGCTGAGGCTTTGAAGCAACAGCCAACTATTGCTCAAGCAACCGTCAACCGTCGTCTTTTCCCACCAGGACTAATTATCGAAATTGAAGAAAGAATACCTGTAGCAGTGGCTCAAAGGACTCAAGCACAGTCTAATAATACAGGTAACAAAACCACTACAGGTCTAATTGATGCCAATGGAGTCTGGATACCATTAGAAAAATA
Above is a genomic segment from Nostoc sp. MS1 containing:
- a CDS encoding cell division protein FtsQ/DivIB yields the protein MPDIVSVSQTELAQRRKKLRRQRQMKIIQAIWRTLAVTGLAGGLLWVALQPIWVLKTPEQVLMKSGNQPLSKEAMKSLLHLSYPQSLWRIQPGAIAEALKQQPTIAQATVNRRLFPPGLIIEIEERIPVAVAQRTQAQSNNTGNKTTTGLIDANGVWIPLEKYKLVNPQIKLPSLKVTGSPEQYAPYWRKLYPYLSQSSVKITEVDYQDPNNLIIKTELGKVYFGAITSQLPDQINLLAQLRHINTKLNPAEIDYIDLKNPESPLVHMIQKPEPVKAETP
- a CDS encoding ATP-binding protein, which gives rise to MGNTINLSRFYKACNPSYTLNMGVMLDRQYYIDFADVRGCKIVEELQRTVSRISPDEPTCQLFTGHIGCGKSTELQRLKAELEAVGFHVVYFESSQDLDMADIDVSDILLSVARQVCVSLEAIGIKLRPGYFTNLFQEIGEFLHAPIEISGEAEFSLGIAKITAKTKDSTQLRNQLRQYLEPRTNSILQAINEEILEKAVEQLKRRGQKGLVVIVDNLDRVDMRPVASGRTQPEYLFIDRGEQLRRLKCHVVYTIPLALIFSSEYETLKNRLGGGIAPKVLPMVLVRQRDGNDYEPGMSLLRQLVLARAFPEVNTQQRQQLVTELFEQTETLDRLCRVSGGHIRNLLGLLYSCLQRQDPPFSRDCLEAVIKDYRDDLLLAIDECQWELLFEVVQQQSVKGESDYQSLLRSMYLFEYRDRVGRWFGISPALAETEKVLAWRQPR
- a CDS encoding RNA polymerase sigma factor SigF; its protein translation is MPTAATNELKYEIWQLLREYQQSRSENIRNQLVQLNFGLVRKEAHYWMNQCRESYDDLVQVGCLGLIRAIERFEISKGHAFSSFAIPYIRGEIQHYLRDKGVTVRIPRRYLAIQQRAIGVSRSLREQYNRQPTDTELATALEISPDEWQEIKLAWVNRAPLSLDVPVQDGEEGATSLGDLVPDSHYRSFQLAQEDQIRLQQALFQLEQRTREVLECVFLQDLTQKQVAEHLGISVVTVSRRVKKGLDLLKNLMCAVDD
- a CDS encoding photosystem II manganese-stabilizing polypeptide, which codes for MRYRALIVAFLAVCLGLLTACSDAPAASGKDILTYEQIRGTGLANKCPQLTETSRGSIPLDSSQSYVIKELCLEPTNFFVKEEPANKRQSAEFVAGKLLTRYTSTIDQVAGDLKFNDDNSLTFVETDGLDFQAITVQLPGGERVPFLFTIKNLVAQTQPNLTSLNTSTDFEGTFKVPSYRGAAFLDPKGRGVTSGYDNAVALPAQADNEDLTRTNIKRAEILKGKISLQVAKVDSASGEIAGTFESEQPSDTDLGADEPKEVKIRGIFYARVEPSRA